A DNA window from Microcystis aeruginosa NIES-843 contains the following coding sequences:
- a CDS encoding M16 family metallopeptidase, with translation MIIKNNPYYRAVIGFWVAFLVFWGFGSFSPLLAQAKEQSADVQSITPYLKQFQQKITEFRLDNGLKFIILENRDAPVISFVTYADVGGADEPDGKTGVAHFLEHLAFKGTKTIGTSDYLSEKKVLDRLEAIDKELQAAKKAGKSAEVTKLTEEFQKTKAESEKFVQRNEYGQIVETQGGVGLNATTSSDATSYFYSFPSNKLELWMSLESERFLEPVFQREFYKEKDVILEERRMRTDNSPLGLLIEAFLDQAYTVHPYKRPVIGYDRDIRNLEPSDIQNFFDKFYAASNLTIAIAGDVDPEQVKQLAKVYFGRFPAKPKPPQVTVVEPDQTKTKEITLKLASQPWYLEGYHRPALNHPDHAVYEVIATLMSEGRTSRLYKALVEDKQLALAAQGFNGFPGDKYPNLLLFYALTAPNASVEEVAQGLNLELERLKNEPVSEQELERVKNQLRAALLRGLDSNMGMARSLIEYEVKTGDWRNLFAQLDAYNAVTAADIQRVAKETFTPENRTIGRILPK, from the coding sequence ATGATCATTAAAAATAACCCCTATTATCGGGCTGTAATCGGCTTTTGGGTGGCTTTCCTTGTGTTTTGGGGTTTTGGGAGTTTCTCACCCCTTCTTGCCCAAGCGAAAGAGCAATCAGCCGATGTACAATCGATTACCCCCTACCTTAAGCAATTTCAACAAAAAATTACCGAATTTCGCCTCGACAACGGACTAAAATTCATTATCCTAGAAAATCGCGATGCCCCGGTTATTTCCTTTGTCACCTACGCGGATGTGGGAGGTGCCGATGAACCGGACGGTAAAACAGGAGTTGCCCACTTTTTGGAACATTTAGCCTTTAAAGGCACAAAAACCATCGGTACTAGCGATTATCTTAGCGAGAAAAAAGTCCTCGATCGCCTTGAAGCTATAGACAAAGAACTACAAGCGGCCAAAAAAGCGGGTAAAAGCGCAGAAGTGACCAAATTAACGGAAGAATTTCAAAAAACTAAGGCAGAGTCCGAGAAATTCGTCCAACGCAACGAATACGGGCAAATCGTCGAAACTCAGGGAGGAGTCGGTTTAAATGCCACCACTTCCAGTGATGCAACTAGCTATTTTTACAGTTTCCCGTCGAATAAATTGGAATTGTGGATGTCTTTGGAATCGGAAAGATTTTTAGAACCGGTGTTCCAACGGGAATTTTACAAAGAAAAAGACGTAATTCTGGAAGAAAGACGGATGCGGACGGATAATAGCCCCTTGGGTCTATTAATCGAAGCTTTTCTCGATCAAGCTTATACTGTCCATCCCTACAAACGTCCCGTTATCGGCTACGATCGAGATATTCGCAATCTGGAACCCTCAGATATCCAAAACTTTTTCGATAAATTTTATGCTGCCAGTAATTTAACCATAGCTATCGCCGGGGATGTGGACCCAGAACAGGTCAAACAGTTAGCTAAGGTTTATTTTGGTCGTTTTCCCGCTAAACCGAAACCCCCACAGGTGACGGTAGTGGAACCGGACCAAACCAAAACAAAGGAAATTACCCTAAAATTAGCCTCGCAGCCTTGGTATTTAGAAGGATACCATCGTCCCGCCCTCAATCATCCCGATCATGCGGTTTACGAGGTTATCGCCACTTTAATGAGTGAAGGAAGAACTTCGCGACTGTATAAAGCTTTAGTGGAGGACAAACAACTTGCCCTCGCTGCCCAGGGATTTAACGGCTTTCCGGGAGATAAATACCCGAATTTGCTGTTATTCTATGCTCTTACCGCTCCTAATGCCAGTGTGGAGGAAGTAGCGCAGGGTTTGAATTTGGAGTTGGAAAGATTGAAAAATGAACCGGTTTCGGAACAGGAATTAGAACGGGTTAAAAATCAACTACGGGCAGCCCTATTAAGAGGTCTTGATTCTAACATGGGCATGGCGCGATCCTTGATTGAATACGAGGTAAAAACCGGCGATTGGCGTAATTTATTCGCCCAATTAGATGCTTATAATGCTGTCACCGCAGCTGATATTCAACGGGTGGCTAAAGAGACTTTTACCCCCGAAAATCGCACTATTGGCCGAATTTTACCGAAATAG
- a CDS encoding M16 family metallopeptidase, whose product MKKRLQWLGLILITLIGVLAFRSPAIAQTPRHFTDLTFPPLPEVTVPQYERYQLDNGMVVYLVEDRSLPLVSGTAMIRTGGRLESGEKVGLADITGTVLRSGGTEKHPSNVLNQLLEQRAALVETSIDLNAGTASFSALSEDLEAVFNLFAEVLRSPAFESQRVELAKVQEKGAIARRNDDPDDIASREFKKLVYGDNSPYARTVEYSTLANIDRQDLIDFYRTYVRPDQIILGIVGDFDSQSMKALINKTFGDWKNPATATKIVTPSATQKNLQGVFVVNQPQLTQSSVLLGHLGGRLDSPDYPALTVLNEILSGFGGRLFNEVRSRQGLAYSVYGIWNSRYDYPGLFIAGGQTRTDATVPFIKAILGEIERLRNQPVTAKELEDAKNAILNSFVFKFEKPAQNLSRLMTYEYYGYPQDFIFRYQQAVKGVTIADIQRVAQQYLQPNQIVTLVVGNEQEIQPPLSSLGTTVKTVDVTITQI is encoded by the coding sequence ATGAAAAAACGCTTACAATGGCTAGGTTTAATCCTGATCACCCTGATAGGTGTCCTAGCTTTTCGTTCCCCGGCAATTGCCCAAACCCCGCGACATTTTACCGATTTAACTTTTCCTCCTCTTCCTGAAGTGACAGTTCCCCAATACGAACGTTATCAACTAGATAATGGTATGGTGGTTTATTTAGTGGAGGATCGGAGCTTACCTTTAGTGAGTGGTACGGCGATGATTCGGACAGGAGGGAGATTAGAATCCGGGGAAAAAGTCGGATTAGCCGATATTACTGGAACCGTGCTGCGTAGTGGTGGCACGGAGAAACATCCTTCTAATGTCTTAAATCAGTTATTAGAACAAAGAGCAGCCCTAGTAGAAACCTCGATCGATCTTAACGCTGGAACTGCTAGTTTTAGCGCTCTTAGTGAAGATTTAGAAGCAGTTTTTAATCTCTTTGCCGAGGTTTTGCGTTCCCCAGCTTTTGAAAGTCAGAGGGTAGAATTAGCCAAAGTTCAGGAAAAAGGCGCGATTGCCCGACGTAATGATGATCCTGATGATATTGCTAGTCGGGAGTTTAAAAAGCTAGTCTATGGTGATAATAGCCCCTACGCTCGTACTGTAGAATATAGCACTTTAGCTAATATTGACCGTCAGGATTTAATCGATTTTTATCGTACCTATGTCCGTCCCGACCAAATAATTTTAGGAATTGTCGGTGATTTTGATTCTCAGTCGATGAAAGCATTAATCAATAAAACTTTTGGCGATTGGAAAAATCCCGCCACTGCCACTAAAATTGTCACCCCTTCTGCAACCCAAAAAAATCTTCAAGGTGTCTTTGTTGTCAATCAACCCCAATTAACCCAGAGTAGCGTTTTATTAGGTCATCTTGGGGGTCGTTTGGATAGTCCAGACTATCCCGCTTTAACGGTATTGAATGAGATTTTAAGCGGTTTTGGTGGTCGTTTATTTAATGAAGTGCGTTCCCGTCAAGGATTAGCTTATTCTGTCTATGGTATCTGGAATAGTCGTTATGATTATCCCGGTTTATTTATTGCCGGAGGTCAAACTCGCACCGATGCCACCGTACCTTTTATTAAGGCAATTTTAGGCGAAATCGAGCGACTTCGCAATCAACCCGTTACTGCCAAAGAATTGGAAGATGCTAAAAATGCTATTCTCAATTCTTTTGTTTTTAAGTTTGAGAAACCTGCTCAAAATTTATCGCGATTGATGACCTATGAATACTATGGTTATCCCCAAGATTTTATCTTCCGTTATCAACAAGCGGTAAAAGGGGTGACAATTGCCGATATTCAACGAGTGGCCCAACAATATCTACAACCGAATCAAATTGTGACTCTTGTGGTGGGTAATGAACAGGAAATTCAACCTCCCTTATCCAGTTTGGGAACTACGGTTAAAACTGTTGATGTCACCATCACACAAATATAA